The proteins below come from a single Cryptococcus gattii WM276 chromosome D, complete sequence genomic window:
- a CDS encoding Hypothetical protein (Similar to SGTC gene model, INSD accession EAL21302.1; CNBD3560), translating to MSANTTRRSSTSAYSRDWKASDQRGGGTKNSKVPHYSHDESERRESDGTYIRSPPTRKKGFFKKLFGCTCFEFDEGSDPVARYRPRYDTARTRSPPEPVPPYSREDPHPPSRPFPAADRSITSFDSTTSFPAQDQSHLLFLPAKRPPKDETQKTYTPPNGSFAGGTTGGAGAGGAC from the exons ATGTCTGCGAACACCACCCGTCGCTCCTCAACATCAGCATATTCTCGTGACTGGAAGGCGAGCGATCAAAGGGGAGGAGGCACAAAAAACAGCAAGGTTCCTCATTATTCACATGATGAAAGTGAAAGGAGAG AGTCGGACGGCACATACATTCGTTCTCCACCGACTCGAAAGAAGGGATTTTTCAAGAAACTTTTCGGTTGTACTTGC TTCGAATTCGATGA AGGCAGCGATCCTGTCGCGCGATATCGGCCACGATACGACACTGCCCGCACCAGATCACCTCCTGAGCCTGTACCCCCATACTCTCGGGAGGACCCACATCCACCCTCCCGCCCCTTTCCTGCAGCGGATCGCTCGATTACATCTTTTGACAGCACTACGTCTTTCCCAGCACAAGATCAGTCTCACTTACTCTTCCTTCCCGCCAAGCGTCCGCCGAAGGATGAAACTCAAAAGACATATACCCCTCCCAATGGTAGCTTTGCAGGTGGTACAACTGGCGGTGCTGGCGCAGGAGGCGCCTGTTAA
- a CDS encoding Glycerol kinase, putative (Similar to TIGR gene model, INSD accession AAW43160.1) translates to MSRPIDLSMSSVKNPSPLAPGGTGGFTPVFEASPANSPAGSRRPSISQPSARRPSEVSISRRPSVNHQYNSYVSQYPQQGGQSLSRRSSMASGPRPIRRGEYSGPATPSVLSRAGSPTLPLGNEFTQAPRSYFEGASSYTPLGGTRELRNGQFIGSLDCGTTSTRFIIFDKRAKIIAEHQTEFEQILPHAGWHEHDPDALVEAMNECITKAVEKLEWMGWSRNSVKGIGITNQRETTVCWSRSTGKPLCNAIVWDDARTINVVREMEKKLDEEGLEIDDDEADEINQKSEIVPDEVEMGTGTQEAAFGEKGNVVDGDASITGKIGKAMEGLGLSGRGKDGKAKKRRKGKEGLVDVTGIPLSTYFSAIKLRWMLDHQKAVRIAHEADDLMFGTVDTWLVYNLTGARNGGLHIMDVTNASRTLLISLKTLQWHPPLLRFFGLRPSILPKIVSSAEVYGSISDSLGLPLSGVPIAGIVGDQQAAMVGNKCLKKGQAKCTYGTGAFVLFNTGEDIVRSNYGLISTVAFQAGPNSKPIYALEGSIAVAGSAIKWLRDQMTLIEESAEMDILAGSVSDTGGVYFVTAFSGLLAPYWDREAAGTIIGLTGYTTSAHIARATLEAVCFQTRAVLDVIEKESGSRLDTLKVDGGVTNSDLAMQLQANIGGFNVARPSMRESTALGSALLAAHALGLFGWDLTRPETLSEVNTAGVHTFEPELEEKVRLKKIKGWNKAVDRAKKWHDIEDEDEEEEYEDEIGYTRIAESA, encoded by the exons ATGTCTCGCCCCATAGACCTTTCTATGTCCTCGGTTAAGAACCCCTCGCCTCTTGCGCCAGGGGGTACCGGGGGCTTTACTCCTGTCTTCGAGGCTTCTCCTGCCAATTCTCCCGCTGGTTCCCGTCGACCTTCTATCTCCCAGCCTTCAGCTCGTCGTCCTTCAGAAGTCTCAATTTCTCGTAGGCCTTCCGTGAATCATCAATACAACAGCTACGTCTCGCAATATCCTCAACAAGGCGGCCAGTCGCTTTCCCGACGATCATCTATGGCTTCCGGCCCGCGGCCTATCCGACGGGGCGAATACTCCGGACCTGCCACCCCTTCTGTCCTATCACGAGCTGGTTCGCCCACCTTGCCTCTCGGCAACGAGTTTACTCAAGCTCCAAGGTCATATTTTGAGGGTGCTTCAAGCTATACTCCTTTGGGCGGAACGCGAGAATTGCGCAATGGACAATTCATTGGTAGTCTCGATTGTGGTACTAC CTCTACGCGATTTATCATTTTCGATAAGCGCGCAAAGATTATTGCAGAGCATCAGACGGAATTCGAACAGATTCTCCCTCATGCAGGTTGGCACGAGCATGACCCTGACGCGCTGGTTGAAGCGATGAACGAATGTATCACCAAAGCTGTTGAAAAGCTTGAATGGATGGGCTGGTCCAGAAACAGCGTTAAAGGCATTG GTATCACCAATCAACGAGAGACTACTGTATGCTGGTCACGTTCTACTGGCAAGCCTTTGTGTAATGCCATTGTTTGGGATGATGCGCGGACCATTAATGTGGTTCGtgagatggagaagaagcttgaCGAGGAGGGCCTAGAAATAGATGACGACGAGGCGGACGAGATCAATCAAAAATCTGAAATTGTGCCAGACGAAGTTGAAATGGGGACTGGTACGCAAGAGGCAGCCTTCGGGGAGAAAGGTAATGTTGTAGATGGCGATGCCAGTATAACCGGCAAAATTGGAAAAGCGATGGAGGGGCTCGGTCTGTCGGGCAGAGGTAAAGATGGTAAGGCGAAAAAGCGCAGAAAGGGCAAAGAAGGTCTGGTAGACGT TACTGGTATTCCTCTCTCTACCTACTTTTCTGCCATCAAACTTCGATGGATGTTGGATCATCAGAAGGCCGTCCGAATCGCCCACGAAGCTGATGATCTCATGTTCGGCACCGTCGATACTTGGCTTGTCTAT AATTTGACTGGTGCCAGGAATGGCGGTCTCCATATTATGGATGTTACCAATGCCTCTCGAACACTCCTTATCTCTCTTAAAACACTTCAGTGGCaccctcctctccttcgCTTCTTTGGCCTTCGACCTTCGATCCTTCCCAAGATCGTATCTTCGGCTGAGGTGTACGGCAGTATTTCTGATTCACTTGGGTTACCACTCTCCGGTGTTCCAATTGCTGGTATTGTTGGTGATCAGCAGGCGGCGATGGTCGGCAACAAATGTTTGAAGAAGGGCCAGGCCAAGTGCACTTATGGTACTGGTGCTTTCGTCTTATTCAACACTGGCgaagacattgtcaggAGTAACTACGGTCTAATTTCTACCGTAGCCTTTCAAGCAGGTCCGAACAGTAAGCCTATTTATGCATTGGAAGGTTCTATTGCTGTGGCTGGATCGGCCATCAAATG GCTTCGAGACCAAATGACCCTCATTGAAGAATCTGCCGAGATGGACATCCTTGCTGGATCAGTGTCAGACACTGGAGGTGTCTATTTTGTTACCGCCTTCTCTGGTCTTCTTGCGCCGTACTGGGATCGTGAAGCTGCTGGTACTATCATCGGTCTTACGGGATACACAACTTCTGCCCACATTGCTCGGGCCACCCTTGAGGCCGTGTGTTTCCAAACTCGCGCAGTTTTAGATGTCATTGAGAAGGAGAGTGGTAGCAGGCTTGACACACTCAAGGTTGATGGTGGTGTGACCAACTCAGATTTGGCTATGCAGTTGCAGGCTAATATCGGTGGCTTCAACGTTGCACGACCTTCGATGCGCGAGTCTACCGCTCTTGGTTCCGCCTTGCTAGCCGCCCATGCCCTTGGCTTGTTTGGTTGGGATTTGACCCGTCCAGAAACTCTCAGTGAGGTGAACACCGCTGGTGTCCACACCTTCGAGCCCGAGTTGGAGGAGAAAGTCAGACTGAAGAAGATTAAGGGATGGAATAAGGCAGTTGACAGGGCCAAGAAATGGCATGACattgaggatgaggacgaagaagaagaataCGAAGACGAAATCGGATACACAAGGATCGCCGAGTCGGCTTAA
- a CDS encoding CAP1-related protein (Similar to TIGR gene model, INSD accession AAW42911.1) — protein MAPSRAYTPPVSPKPKNTNLSHSILPHGAPQVPRPIRRPKKIIYLAVIFFLLYWFGIRHGLGRERLPIPPLGYAVNGGRRGRKSSLAWDSKGMATLLHPQPGIKQEHPIYELMERAETRWTTMLASQSTTLPQAVAQYRKRYGIEPPLGFDVWFDFCKRHGIKIIDEYDQMMRDILPHHALPPAMFMARSKALEGAAYTYTLDISQEHVSVTGERSTYSRPQHLQKLIAGFKGDLPPEFRLRVTGSDHDTGSVVLGRDQRMRAMELVQQGKHFDEDELKSLENPNRTPAWGWFKACPLDSPANIRPWSENATDEFQPKSFIHDHLPTMDFCEYPELKRLHGAMSLDYANRSPSVLKPILVLSKFPFDSSFQTTPMEGYMNITEEDVPFLAKWEDKIDNRLFWRGSTTGGYTAQRDWRDSHRLRLHLMINGPKGGDAWWDQQLRDVMVPDGEGGFKIVRRWERVLSKAYADVKLSGQPVQCPSEEICKEVANTIEFGNKVWPDEAAVYKYNLDVDGNGWSSRFHRLLSSGSPVIKFTMFPEWHQTIAPWYHYIPLKPDYSDLYDIMAFFVGPLDDAGHIDYSKGHDVGF, from the exons ATGGCTCCCTCTAGAGCGTATACTCCTCCGGTATCTCCAAAGCCCAAGAATACCAATTTATCCCATTCTATCCTTCCCCATGGCGCACCTCAAGTCCCCCGTCCAATCCGACGCCCCAAAAAAATTATATATCTGGCCGTCATATTCTTTCTCCTCTATTGGTTCGGTATCCGTCACGGCTtgggaagggaaagatTGCCGATTCCGCCGCTGGGGTATGCTGTGAATGGTGGTCGTCGGGGGAGGAAATCTAGCCTGGCATGGGACAGTAAAGGTATGGCCACGCTCTTGCATCCTCAGCCAGGCATTAAACAGGAGCACCCAATATATGAGTTGATGGAGCGCGCCGAAACGCGCTGGACGACCATGCTGGCGTCCCAATCAACTACTCTGCCACAGGCGGTCGCCCAGTACCGGAAAAGATATGGTATTGAGCCGCCTTTGGGCTTTGATGTCTGGTTCGATTTTTGCAAGCGACATGGCATCAAAATCATCGACGAGTATGATCAGATGATGAGGGATATCCTACCGCATCACGCCCTACCCCCAGCCATGTTCATGGCTAGAAGTAAAGCCTTAGAGGGCGCGGCGTACACCTATACGCTAGACATAAGCCAAGAACATGTCAGCGTCACAGGCGAGAGATCGACCTACTCTAGACCCCAACATTTGCAGAAATTGATTGCAGGGTTCAAAGGGGATCTTCCTCCTGAATTTCGTCTGAGAGTGACAGGAAGTGATCACGACACTGGGAGTGTAGTCTTAGGTAGGGACCAAAGAATGAGGGCTATGGAATTAGTACAGCAGGGGAAGC ACTTCGACGAGGATGAGTTAAAATCTCTGGAGAATCCCAATCGCACACCGGCCTGGGGATGGTTCAAAGCATGTCCACTTGATTCTCCAGCAAATATCCGACCTTGGTCTGAGAATGCGACCGATGAGTTTCAAC CCAAATCTTTTATCCATGACCATCTGCCCACAATGGACTTTTGCGAATACCCCGAACTCAAGCGGCTCCACGGCGCCATGTCTCTTGACTATGCAAATCGTTCGCCTTCGGTCCTAAAACCAATTCTAGTTCTCTCCAAATTCCCATTCGATTCGTCTTTTCAAACTACCCCCATGGAAGGTTACATGAACATCACCGAAGAAGATGTACCTTTTCTGGCTAAATGGGAAGATAAAATCGACAATCGTTTGTTCTGGAGAGGATCGACAACTGGTGGATATACTGCTCAGAGGGATTGGAGAGACAGCCACAGATTGAGACTGCATCTGATGATCAATGGACCCAAAGGGGGAGACGCGTGGTGGGATCAGCAGTTGAGGGACGTCATGGTGCCagatggagagggaggTTTTAAGATCGTAAGAAGGTGGGAGAGGGTATTGAGCAAAGCATACGCCGATGTGAAGCTGTCCGGCCAACCCGTACAA TGCCCTTCAGAAGAAATCTGCAAGGAAGTTGCAAATACAATTGAGTTCGGAAACAAAGTATGGCCCGATGAGGCCGCAGTGTACAAGTATAACCTTGATGTCGATGGGAACGGCTGGTCATCGAGGTTTCATAGGCTTCTCAGTTCAGGGAGTCCGGTCATCAAGTTTACAATGTTTCCCGAATGGCATCAG ACAATAGCCCCGTGGTACCACTATATCCCTCTCAAACCCGACTACTCTGATCTATATGACATTATGGCGTTCTTCGTTGGACCTTTGGATGACGCTGGTCATATTGATTACAGCAAGGGGCATGACGTAGGTTTCTGA
- a CDS encoding Hypothetical Protein (Similar to TIGR gene model, INSD accession AAW42909.1) → MDILDEPLPGHMESISAFRTLLKSPSDRVACPDSIARPVEPDALQTSVIESWKATEPSRESRLRLLRLLSDLTYIINSKYKGYEEGGLKRYWVDVFGSVSWAGDTGHSGDLDLIVLDRKLLHGYAPVFWRTPPGEPLNTPASHKRNNIPTPLKHLSEVYDTFSVAECLREAGFEDVESIAAASTPINKFKYRDQECDLNVNDLGGWYNSSLLLHYCRLAPYVLRPMVHALKLWASSHKLNDPSGARGPATMSSYCLTLMAIAYLQHIGHLPNLQADINVPEVCRPEDTSEHDVVWVSWGKEQGVKAHVGFSLSPPDDWKPSIPNLTAADAIRGFFEFFSLNGSAPLRGEKFDRVTQIVSILQGGIVPRAKEYGQEVRESQQRRDTLLNLGVSLERIREAEDMIRQERFKEEERMGKGDRGIQPRNWGEKKLVVQDPFLWFKNCAGMMSREGLDRWWTTVDNTHRVIKLKGKNFTLADLLML, encoded by the exons ATGGATATTCTGGACGAACCGCTCCCGGGCCATATGGAGAGTATTTCGGCCTTTCGTACCCTTCTGAAGAGCCCTTCAGATCGAGTAGCATGCCCTGATAGCATTGCGCGTCCTGTAGAGCCCGATGCGTTACAGACTTCTGTTATCGAGTCTTGGAAAGCGACAGAGCCGTCGAGGGAGTCACGCTTGCGTTTGCTGAGGCTTTTGAGCGATTTGACTTACATAATTAACTCAAAATACAAAGGATATGAGGAGGGAGGTTTGAAACGATATTGGGTCGACGTGTTTGGCAGTGTTAGCTGGGCAGGTGATACTGGACATAGTGGGGATCTGGATCTAATTGTCCTG GACAGGAAGCTGCTACATGGGT ATGCGCCTGTTTTTTGGAGAACACCGCCCGGAGAGCCTCTCAATACACCTGCTAGTCACAAGCGCAATAATATTCCCACACCACTCAAACATCTTTCTGAGGTGTACGACACTTTTTCTGTGGCAGAATGTTTAAGAGAAGCAGGCTTTGAAGACGTTGAATCCATTGCTGCTGCTAGCACCCCGATTAATAAATTCAAATACAGGGATCAAGAGTGCGACCTCAATGTCAACGATCTCGGAGGATG GTATAATTCATCACTGTTATTGCATTATTGCCGACTCGCACCCTACGTCCTTCGCCCCATGGTCCACGCCTTAAAACTCTGGGCCTCTTCTCACAAATTAAATGACCCTTCGGGCGCCAGGGGCCCTGCAACTATGTCTTCATATTGCCTGACTTTGATGGCCATTGCTTACCTCCAACACATCGGCCATCTACCAAACTTGCAAGCGGATATCAATGTTCCAGAGGTCTGCAGGCCAGAAGACACTTCAGAACATGATGTAGTTTGGGTTTCTTGGGGAAAGGAGCAAGGTGTCAAAGCGCATGTGGGATTCAGCCTGTCTCCTCCTGATGACTGGAAACCATCAATACCGAACCTCACTGCGGCTGACGCCATCCGGGGGTTCTTTGAATTTTTCTCTCTCAATGGATCAGCCCCGTTGCGTGGCGAAAAATTTGATAGAGTCACTCAAATTGTTTCCATCCTCCAAGGTGGTATTGTACCCCGAGCGAAAGAGTATGGCCAAGAAGTAAGGGAATCGCAACAAAGGAGGGACACACTCCTTAATCTAGGCGTCTCACTGGAAAGGATCAGGGAGGCGGAGGACATGATTAGACAGGAGAGGTTtaaagaggaagaaagaatgGGAAAGGGGGACAGAGGCATACAGCCTAGAAATTGGGGTGAAAAAAAACTGGTCGTGCAAGATCCCTTCTTGTGGTTCAAA AATTGCGCCGGGATGATGTCTAGAGAAGGTCTAGACAGATGGTGGACT ACTGTTGACAATACACACCGAGTCATCAAGCTCAAGGGAAAAAACTTCACTTTGGCCGATTTACTCATGCTTTAA
- a CDS encoding Host-pathogen interaction-related protein, putative (Similar to TIGR gene model, INSD accession AAW42906.1), with protein sequence MSKSLKVLTLEHFIIDTFTRLGSDGIERPVEQPDQVYIMHLKFNSIANIDKDRGRRHLRFVIQTADTYIFFTIIGARTFLPPSQLGMIVDYTLSTFPRALKDALESYGNEMWAFRERTDGLPTARAVNRYQGETRGFEYLSEPVLLTPNSLNGTHFEGIVPSVIHFISYPAPRAGIILDEINSFKTSKGWSPLIVWEPEDESLEVVTSIASHVDILGPNQNEALRLYSLLADPTFTDDDLTAILTKVCRSLAYLRPRIGAVIRAGHLGCCYASADPRGYRPEVKWVPAYWNKERNGYAEKVIDPTGAGNAFMGGVAAALSEGKGLGEAVRWGSVAASFAIEQTGLPQLTKTVDGRELWNGQNPWERLTAMSI encoded by the exons ATGTCCAAGTCGCTGAAAGTGTTGACCCTGG AACATTTCATCATCGACACCTTTACTCGCCTTGGTAGTGATGGCATCGAAAGACCCGTAGAGCAGCCCGATCAGGTATACATCATGCACCTTAAGTTTAATTCAATAGCTAACATAGATAAAGATAGGGGGAGGCGGCACCTACGGTTCGTCATCCAGACGGCCGATACATACATCTTCTTTA CCATAATCGGAGCTCGTACATTCCTCCCACCCTCTCAGCTGGGTATGATTGTAGACTACACTCTTTCGACGTTCCCCCGAGCTCTCAAAGATGCACTGGAATCCTACGGAAATGAAATGTGGGCTTTCAGAGAGAGAACTGACGGGCTTCCGACTGCAAGGGCAGTCAATCGGTATCAAGGCGAGACAAGAGG GTTCGAATATCTATCCGAGCCTGTTCTTCTTACACCGAACTCTCTCAATGGGACGCATTTTGAAGGCATCGTGCCTTCGGTAATTCATTTCATCTCTTATCCTGCTCCCCGGGCCGGAATAATACTCGATGAAATCAACAGTTTCAAAACTTCCAAAGGATGGTCTCCTCTCATCGTCTGGGAGCCGGAGGATGAGTCGTTGGAGGTCGTCACTTCCATAGCATCACATGTCGACATCTTGGG ACCAAACCAGAACGAAGCGCTCCGCCTTTACTCTCTCTTGGCAGATCCCACCTTCACGGACGATGACCTTACAGCCATTCTTACCAAAGTCTGTCGCTCCCTAGCATATCTGCGACCTCGCATAGGTGCTGTCATCCGCGCAGGTCACTTGGGTTGTTGTTATGCTTCCGCCGACCCAAGAGGATATCGACCAGAAGTAAAATGGGTCCCAGCCTACTGGAATAAAGAGAGGAATGGCTATGCGGAAAAGGTGATAGACCCCACGGGGGCAGGCAATGCATTCATGGGAGGAGTAGCTGCGGCACTGTCAGAAGGAAAGGGTTTGGGCGAGG CCGTGAGGTGGGGCAGTGTTGCTGCTTCTTTCGCCATTGAACAGACGGGTTTACCTCAGCTTACCAAGACCGTCGACGGGCGGGAGCTCTGGAATGGGCAAAATCCATGGGAGAGGCTCACAGCCATGTCCATATAA
- a CDS encoding Nitrogen metabolism-related protein, putative (Similar to TIGR gene model, INSD accession AAW43159.1), with translation MAGLYHDQFGHEVAKIQLLLINPNSTSTFTQDVARHLHPRLPNDVGITFYTPPPEAPASIDGPLDGISSTAVILKDLELQPKGQAVNEPEGSSGMSRLATGYSGIVVACFSAHPLVPVLKELLVGYDQPPPVLGILESSILAALQLGPTFGIATTGPQWEPLFDEAVRAMGISPTRYTGTKGTGFNAVSLHGDKPAEALLDASCFLAQKGAKVIILGCAGMASMRASLQAQLADRVGQSVPVIDGVSSAVDMAIGYARMGIGRTFGPGANEHSLAT, from the exons ATGGCTGGACTCTATCATGATCAGTTCGGGCATGAAGTAGCCAAAATCCAGCTCCTTCTCATCAATCCCAACTCTACCTCGACTTTCACTCAAGATGTGGCTAGGCATCTCCACCCTCGCCTTCCAAATGACGTCGGAATAACTTTTTATACCCCTCCTCCTGAGGCGCCAGCTAGTATAGATGGCCCACTGGATGGGATAAGTTCCACTGCGGTCATTCTCAAGGATCTCGAGCTCCAGCCCAAGGGCCAAGCTGTTAATGAGCCTGAAGGCAGTAGTGGGATGTCAAGGCTAGCTACTGGCTACTCAGGTATTGTGGTTGCGTGCTTCTCAGCGCACCCTCTAGTTCCTGTTCTAAAAGAGCTTCTTGTGGGGTATGACCAACCTCCGCCGGTGCTGGGCATACTAGAATCAAGTATTCTGGCAGCATTACAGCTTGGACCGACCTTTGGTATCGCTACTACAGGCCCCC AATGGGAACCCCTCTTTGACGAGGCTGTTCGTGCGATGGGCATATCTCCAACACGCTATACAGGAACCAAAGGCACAGGTTTCAACGCTGTCAGTTTGCATGGCGATAAACCAGCCGAAGCCTTATTGGATGCTTCTTGTTTTCTAGCTCAGAAGGGCGCTAAGGTTATTATTCTTGGATGTGCC GGAATGGCGTCCATGCGGGCATCCTTGCAAGCGCAGTTAGCTGACAGGGTGGGTCAGTCGGTGCCAGTAATAGATGGAGTATCTTCTGCGGTGGATATGGCCATAGGATATGCGAGGATGGGAATCGGTAGGACTTTTGGTCCTGGCGCGAACGAGCACTCACTGGCGACTTAA
- a CDS encoding WD-repeat protein, putative (Similar to TIGR gene model, INSD accession AAW42904.1), translated as MFVHTPSGALATPTVNITTSVGRSWLMWDASRMTLVFAGADTGNQINGLTMTGTDIYASSGSRVIKYHRGKEVASFLSPDGSTLGQMLIFGDDFLVLKKDGTGMFVFDLATRHLRNQIAFHSSFTASSLMHPATYLNKVLVGSRQGELQLWNVRTCALVHSFPHPTPSNPSPITTIVQTPAVDVVGIGHLDGSIRIQDIKHGDLVMQMKIEDGAVSSMSFRMDGSSILATASSTGSISIWDLNKGGRILHTLRGAHDQSISGLQWVSGQPLLISSSFDNSVKQWLCDSPTGMPRLLKLRGGHHAPPTCVRYYGEDGKQILTAGKDRALRYTSVVRDSRSFELSQGSLVKKAIGLGVTVDHLKFPPITAISSSSMRSKDWEDVLTAHSEDAVARTWRVQEKRLGPWTFELEDGYAQSVCVTACGNFGFAGSSTGEIRMWNMQSGKERKSFALRGAAPGNSKPKIISQSKGAVKAKVEKAERTKGNKSVQAITGLVTDALNTMVVASTLEGKLHFFDFHSTKKLDEIQLESSITAISLNRDSGLLAVICDDLAIRLVDIESRRVVRELRGFKGRILDVAFTPDSRWVIATSLDSIIRTYDIPTGKLIDAFKTSSIATSVTFSPTGDFLATAHVDSVGVYLWANRAQFTDVALRHLEEDDDIVEVGLPTVQGLDADADIEGIEDVGAPEFTDIYTTPDQIDESLVTLSLIPRSRWQMLLNLETIKQRNKPKEAPKAPEKAPFFLPTISGLETQFDLSAVDKDQAEEELRKGKRLELDGSWLESEFTRRLSGEDETGSYNAFFEYMKALPPSTLDLEIRSLISLAHLSSFINALTQRLKSHRDYEAIQAIMSVFLRVHGDMLIANAELKEGLEALKVEQERESKRLRELVGYALGTLGFLRGA; from the exons ATGTTTGTTCACACTCCAAGTGGAGCGCTCGCTACACCCACTGTGAACATAACAACGTCAGTGGGGAGAAGCTGGCTGATGTGGGATGCGTCAAGGATGACTTTAGTTTTCGCTG GGGCTGATACTGGTAACCAAATAAATGGCTTGACGATGACTGGGACAGACATATATGCCTCCTCTGGCTCCAGAGTCATCAAGTACCATCGAGGCAAGGAG GTGgcttcttttctctctccaGATGGGTCGACTCTGGGACAGATGTTAATTTTTGGTGATGATTTCCTGGTCCTCAAAAAAGATGGCACAGGAATGTTCGTGTTTGATTTGGCTACTCGGC ATCTGAGGAATCAGATTGCTTTTCATAGTTCATTCACGGCATCTTCGTTAATGCATCCCGCCACATATCTGAACAAAGTCCTGGTAGGCAGTAGACAGGGTGAATTGCAGTTGTGGAATGTCCGGACATG TGCCCTTGTCCACTCTTTTCCTCACCCCACCCCATCCAATCCGTCTCCTATAACTACCATTGTACAAACGCCTGCTGTTGATGTTGTTGGTATTGGTCATCTCGATGGATCCATCCGAATCCAAGATATCAAACATGGCGATTTAGTCATGCAAATGAAGATTGAGGATGGTGCAGTGTCCTCAATGTCATTTCGAATGG ACGGGTCGTCAATCTTGGCCACCGCATCTTCAACTGGTTCAATATCTATTTGGGATCTCAATAAGGGTGGAAGGATATTGCACACCCTTCGGGGTGCGCATGATCAGAGTATCAGCGGCCTTCAATGGGTTTCTGGACAGCCTTTGCTGATATCTTCCAGTTTCGACAACAGTGTCAAG CAATGGCTCTGTGATTCTCCGACTGGGATGCCAAGACTACTCAAGCTGCGTGGTGGTCATCACGCCCCTCCAACTTGTGTTAGGTATTACGGGGAAGACGGAAAACAGATTTTGACCGCTGGTAAAGACCGCGCCCTCAGGTACACCAGTGTCGTCCGGGACTCTCGAAGTTTCGAGCTCTCCCAAG GTTCATTGGTGAAAAAGGCTATCGGCCTTGGAGTAACCGTTGACCACCTCAAATTCCCCCCAATCACTGCCATCTCGAGCTCGTCCATGCGCTCCAAAGATTGGGAGGACGTTCTCACCGCTCATTCTGAGGATGCCGTTGCTCGCACCTGGCGTGTCCAAGAAAAACGTCTGGGCCCATGGACTTTTGAGCTTGAAGATGGTTATGCTCAGTCCGTATGCGTAACCGCTTGTGGTAATTTTGGCTTTGCAGGATCTTCCACTGGAGAAATTAGGATGTGGAACATGCAGTCTGGGAAAGAGCGCAAATCTTTTGCTCTTAGGGGCGCCGCGCCAGGTAACTCGAAACCTAAAATTATCTCACAAAGCAAGGGCGCTGTGAAGGCAAAAGTAGAGAAGGCTGAAAGAACTAAGGGCAATAAGTCTGTGCAGGCTATCACAGGCCTTGTAACAGATGCGTTGAACACCATGGTTGTTGCCAGTACACTTGAAGGGAAACTTCAC TTCTTTGACTTTCATAGCACTAAAAAACTAGACGAAATACAATTAGAGTCTTCTATAACAGCCATCTCCCTCAATCGCGACAGCGGGCTACTTGCGGTGATCTGCGATGATCTGGCTATCCGTCTCGTTGACATCGAATCCCGCAGAGTCGTTCGAGAACTAAGAGGTTTCAAAGGTCGTATCCTTGACGTCGCCTTTACACCCGATTCCCGCTGGGTGATTGCTACTTCTCTTGATTCTATCATTCGTACCTACGATATTCCTACTGGTAAACTTATTGACGCGTTCAAAACATCTTCCATCGCCACCAGCGTGACATTTTCTCCTACGGGGGACTTTCTGGCTACAGCCCATGTCGACAGTGTGGGAGTCTATCTTTGGGCAAACAGGGCCCAGTTTACAGATGTGGCATTGCGGCATcttgaggaggatgatgacATTGTCGAGGTGGGATTGCCTACGGTTCAGGGATTGGATGCAGACGCCG ATATCGAGGGCATCGAGGATGTCGGTGCACCGGAGTTTACAGACATCTATACCACTCCTGATCAAATTGACGAATCATTGGTCACGCTCTCTCTTATACCCAGGTCACGATGGCAAATGCTACTCAATCTCGAGACCATAAAA CAACGGAACAAACCTAAAGAGGCTCCAAAAGCGCCCGAAAAGgctcccttcttcttgcccaCCATAAGCGGACTTGAGACTCAGTTCGATTTGTCCGCCGTTGATAAGGACCaggcagaggaagaacTCCGTAAGGGGAAGAGACTGGAACTGGATGGTAGCTGGTTAGAAAGCGAATTCACAAGGAGATTAAGCGGGGAGGATGAGACTGGAAGCT ACAACGCGTTTTTTGAGTACATGAAGGCCCTGCCTCCCTCCACTCTCGACCTTGAAATCCGATCGCTCATCTCTCTCGCCCACCTTTCCTCATTTATCAATGCGCTCACCCAACGACTCAAATCACACCGAGATTATGAAGCCATCCAGGCCATTATGTCTGTCTTTTTGAGAGTGCACGGCGACATGTTGATCGCCAATGCGGAGTTAAAGGAAGGACTTGAAGCGCTGAAAGTGGAGCAAGAAAGGGAAAGTAAGAGGCTGAGAGAACTTGTGGGGTATGCTTTAGGGACCTTGGGTTTCCTTCGTGGCGCTTGA